The stretch of DNA GTGCCACAGCCGGTTCACGATCGTCCGCGTGAAGCGTCCGTTCTCCGGATGCGTCATCAAATCGGCGAGTTGTTTCAGCCTCTCCTCACGCGGTGCTGCTGCATCCACCTGGCCGATCTCCGGGAAAAGCCAGCCCGCCTTCGCCTGCCGCCCGACCGGCTTGTCGCAGCGATGAATGTCCAGCGGCTTCTCCGCATAGATCGCCGCCAGCCCATAGGCCTCATCCAGTTTCCACCGGTCCACAAAACTGTCATGGCAGGACGCGCACTTCAAATTGATGCCCAAAAATGACTGCCCCACACTCTGCGCAAACTGGATCTCCACCGTCTGCCCCGCGCTCACCTCGCCCCGCCACTTGATGCCGTCAATAAACCCCCGGCTCTCCTGGGTCGGCGGGGCGATCAGCTCACGGGTAAACTGGTCAAACTTCTTGTTATTCACCAGCGCCTCATACAGCCACTTGCTCACCTGCTTGCGTCCTCCCGTAATGAACCCCGTCCCGCCATAGTCATTGCGCAGCAGGTCATTCCAAAAGGTCAGCCAGTGCTCCGCATAGTCCACATCGCGGTTCAGCAGCGACTGGATCAACCGCGCCCGTTTGTCCGCGCCAGTGTCCGCCTTAAAATCCGCCAGTTCCTCCGGTGTCGGAAGCAGCCCGATCAGATCCAGAAAAGCCCGCCTCATAAACGCTCCATCCTCCAGCGTTTCAGGCCGCGTCAGTTTCTTCTCCGCCAGATAGGCGTCCATCAGCCGGTCCACCGCATTTTCCCGTCCGTCCGCCACCGGCGGCAGCGTCACTTCACGGGGCTTCAGCGGCGGTTCATAGGCCGGTTTCTTGAAGGCAAATCCCGGCTCCCAGGGCAGCCCCTCCGCCACCCACTGCTTCAGCACCGCCACCTCCGCCTCCGTCAGGCCATCCCCTTTTGGCGGCATCCGCAGGTCCTCATCCTCCGTGCTCACCACCTCCAGCAGCAGGCTCGTGTGCGGCTTGTCCACATCCACCACCAGCCCGTTTTCCCCGCCCGTCATCAGCGAGGCCCGGTCATTCATCGAGAAGCCGCCCTTCTTCTTGTCCCCCATGTGGCACTCCGCACAGTGCTTTCTCAACACAGGCACCACCTGATGGGCAAAATCCACCCCTGCCATGGCAGGCACAGCACTCAGGAGCAGGAGGAAAAAAGTCGGTTTCATACAGCAGGTCGGACCCAGCTTACTCCAGTCTCTGGTTGGGAGACAAGCCTGTCACACCTGCGAAACGAAGCCCTGCCCGTCAAAACATCAGCAAACTTTGTGTCGGATCCCGCAAACCCGCCTTCAACCCCCCGCATCCTTCTTCGCCTCGCTCCCCCATTCCCGCATCCTCCGGTCCAGTAAAAAGGGGCCGAACGGCAGCAGCGACGCCACAAAAACCACCGCGCATCGAGCCAGCGACCACTGCGTCTTCAGCATCACCTGCAGCAGCGCATAGAGAAACACCACAAACAGCACCCCATGAGCCCATCCCACGACCTTCACCGCCATCGGCATGTCCGCCAGGTACTTCAACGGCATCGCCACTCCCAGCAGCAGCAAAAACGAACCTCCTTCTAAAAGGGCAATTTGACGGAGAAACTGGATCGACTTTAAAGACGTCATTTTCGAAGGGTGGAGGGAAGCCTGTTCATCCATCCTGCCCCGCTCTCTGTCAAAGGCTGATGGCATCTTGTTCCGATTTCTGCAATCCAGCCTGAGATGTCCGCAAAAAACTTCTCCCTTCATACCACTGCAGCCTTTGCCTCTCTGCGGTAGAGCCGGGCGTCCAATCGGTCACGAACATCTTAGCATTCCGGCCCGTTCCTCCCTCCCCCTCTTGACCCCTGCCCTCCCCGCATTCAATTTCTCCTCATCATGCCCTCCGCCTCCGATGCCACCCGCCTCATTGAATCTTACTACGCAACCTTTAATGCTGGCGACCGGGATGCCATGCTCGCCCTCCTGACGGATGACGTCATCCACGACATCAACCAGGGCGCATCTGAAAGCGGCAGAGACATCTTCCGCGCCTTCCTCCAGCGCATGGACCGCAGTTACCGCGAGGAGGTGACCGAACTTGCCATCATGCCCCATGAATCCGGCACCCGAGCTGCGGCTGAGTTTTACATCCTCGGCACCTACCTGAATACCGACGAGGGCTTGCCTCCCGCCACAGGCCAGACCTACCGCCTGCGGGTGGGAGCTTTTTTTGACATCCGTGAAGGGAAAATTGCGCGGGTCACCAATTACTACAATTTGGAAGATTGGCTGCGACAAGTTGGAGCGTAATCCCCATTCAAACCGCTTTATTCCGAGTGGAATAGCGGCATCCTTCGTCTCCAGCACATGTCTGCCACCGTCCCCC from Prosthecobacter sp. SYSU 5D2 encodes:
- a CDS encoding ketosteroid isomerase-related protein, giving the protein MPSASDATRLIESYYATFNAGDRDAMLALLTDDVIHDINQGASESGRDIFRAFLQRMDRSYREEVTELAIMPHESGTRAAAEFYILGTYLNTDEGLPPATGQTYRLRVGAFFDIREGKIARVTNYYNLEDWLRQVGA
- a CDS encoding DUF3817 domain-containing protein, whose translation is MDEQASLHPSKMTSLKSIQFLRQIALLEGGSFLLLLGVAMPLKYLADMPMAVKVVGWAHGVLFVVFLYALLQVMLKTQWSLARCAVVFVASLLPFGPFLLDRRMREWGSEAKKDAGG